TCCCAAGGACTTCCTCTCCCCATTCATCTCAGAGGCAAGGGACCTGGATCAGATCGACCAAGCGTACAAGACTGTACTTTCTTACTTTGAAAAGAAGGAATGGGAGCCACTCAGGTCTTTCTGCATGGATATCCTGGAGAGTAGTGATGTATCATTCGATCCTTGCTTCGAGAATCTCAAGCAAGGATTGTTGAAAGCGAAGGAGATGGACATCGAAGCCTTCGATGAACAGGATGCGGTTGCCATGCTCTATTTCAGTTACTCACTCGGGAAAAACGCACAGAACTGAAGCAGTAGTGGAACATCGTGCTCTTAAGGAGCATGATGATCTTATTGCTTACTATCTCCCTGCTCCTGTTCTCTGGATGCGATGCAACCATCACTCCGGACGAGAAGACCTTCTCTGTGCTCTCCTATAATGTACAGAATCTCTTTGATGCAACAATTGACGGTTCTGAATATGAGGAGTACCAAGACCCGGATATCTGGGATGAAGGATCCTATCGTCTTCGACTCAAGACACTTGCAAATGTACTGTTGGACCGTTCCCTTGCACTGCCTGATGTCATCGTACTGCAGGAAGTGGAAGGATCCAATGTTGTACATGATCTCTTGTACCACCATCTTTCCCGCAAGGGATATCGTTGGTATGCCGTCAGCAAAGGAGAAGACAGCCCGATCGCTGTGGCAATCATCAGCAGGCATCCTGTCTCAGATTCTGTGGTGCATGCAGCTCCTGGGTGCAGGCCGTTTCTGGAAGCGAGTATTGAAACCGGCAGGGGAAATGTGGTGGTCTTTGCCTTGCATGCCAAGAGCAGGATTGGAGGGGATGAAGAGACCGAGGGACAGCGCATTGCCCTCTCAGGGGCTCTTTCAATGGCTGCAAAGGACCATGAAGGGACACTGACCTTGCTTTGCGGGGACTTCAATGAAAATCCTGATGCTGTATGGGATGCCGGAGGAAGGCAGACAGCCTTGGTGGATATCTCATATCCACTGAGTAACAAATTCATACAGGATGGGTCCCTCGCTGTTACCGGTGCAAAGGACAAGGTCGGCCCTTCACAGTGGTATAGTCCCTATCTAGATTCCCAATACGAGTTTCTCTCTCCTCCAGGCAGTTGTTACTGGACGGGGCAGTGGCACCGCTATGACCAGATACTTGGCAATGGCTATCTCTTTGATGGATTGGGTTGGGAGTATGACGCGTTCTCCATTTGTGGGATTCCTTCCCTGCTGAAAAGTGATGGTACCCCATATGGGTGGGATTCCAGGATAAAAAATGGGGTCAGCGACCACCTCCCGGTTTTGCTGACCCTCACTCGTCATTAGAAGCCTCAACTGTTCTTGGGGAACTTCAACTCATAGAAAATCTGTTCGAGTTCCAGGGCAATGTTGATATTATGCACCACCGGGGAGCGTCCATCTTCCTGTTTCTGTGCCTTGAGCGTGATGGGACTGAAGTTCAGGATACCCATAACCCCTGCTGCGAGCAGCCTCTCATAGCTATCCTGTGCAGCCTGCTCAGGAACGGTGATAATGCCTGCGGTAACCTCGAGTGCCTCGACAACCTCATCAATCCTACTGATAGGATAGATGGGCACGGGATGCGATGCATCGCTGTATACCAAGGGGTCGCTGTCGAATCCTGCGACTATCCTGATGCCATCAGGTTCAAAGCCATTGTAGTGCATCAAGGCCTTCCCAATCCTTCCACAACCTACAATGATACAGTTCTGGCTGTCTCCTTTCCCGAGGATTTCACCCAAACCTCTGAGCAGCTCGTGGATCTCGTACCCACCGCGTTTCTGGCCATGGATGCCCAGCTGGGAGAAATCTTTACGTACGATGGCGGCAGAAACGCCTGCTGCATCGGCAAGGTTGTGGGCAAACACTTTCTCAAGTCCGATGGTCTTGAGACGATTAAGCGAGCGATAGTATCGAGTGATTCGTATCAGCTGGTCATTGTTCATGGTGAAATCTCCTATTTATGTGAAATAATGTACATTAACTCGATAAAATGGTCAATATACTTCAATTAAAATCCTTTACTCCCTTGGAAAAAAGAATTTATAGAGAAATAGATATGTACAAACTCTCTGGAAAAGTGTTAGGATACCCCAAAACATAAATTGGGTACTGGAGGTTACATGTCGGACATTAACGAAGTCACGTTCTCACCCGAATTGGTTGCATTCATCAAGGAATGGAAAACCAAGCAGGGTAATCTCATTATGGTGCTCCACAGGGTTCAGCAAGAGCATGGCTACATCTCCCGCGAAGCGGCTGATAAGGTAGCAGAATTGCTTGATGTACCTTTGGCAACCATCTGGGGTGTCGTAACATTCTACCACTTCTTCAAGCTGACCAAGCCTGGCAAGCACAACATTCAGGTGTGCATGGGTACGGCCTGCTATCTCAAGGGTGGTCAGGCGATCATTGACGAGTTGGATAAGCAACTGCATTTACCGGTAGGAGCAGTAACAGAAGATGGGATCTTCTCCTTGGAGGCAGTACGTTGTGTCGGTTGCTGCGGGCTTGCCCCGGTCATGA
The sequence above is drawn from the uncultured Sphaerochaeta sp. genome and encodes:
- a CDS encoding endonuclease/exonuclease/phosphatase family protein, which translates into the protein MMILLLTISLLLFSGCDATITPDEKTFSVLSYNVQNLFDATIDGSEYEEYQDPDIWDEGSYRLRLKTLANVLLDRSLALPDVIVLQEVEGSNVVHDLLYHHLSRKGYRWYAVSKGEDSPIAVAIISRHPVSDSVVHAAPGCRPFLEASIETGRGNVVVFALHAKSRIGGDEETEGQRIALSGALSMAAKDHEGTLTLLCGDFNENPDAVWDAGGRQTALVDISYPLSNKFIQDGSLAVTGAKDKVGPSQWYSPYLDSQYEFLSPPGSCYWTGQWHRYDQILGNGYLFDGLGWEYDAFSICGIPSLLKSDGTPYGWDSRIKNGVSDHLPVLLTLTRH
- a CDS encoding redox-sensing transcriptional repressor Rex, encoding MNNDQLIRITRYYRSLNRLKTIGLEKVFAHNLADAAGVSAAIVRKDFSQLGIHGQKRGGYEIHELLRGLGEILGKGDSQNCIIVGCGRIGKALMHYNGFEPDGIRIVAGFDSDPLVYSDASHPVPIYPISRIDEVVEALEVTAGIITVPEQAAQDSYERLLAAGVMGILNFSPITLKAQKQEDGRSPVVHNINIALELEQIFYELKFPKNS
- a CDS encoding NAD(P)H-dependent oxidoreductase subunit E, with the protein product MSDINEVTFSPELVAFIKEWKTKQGNLIMVLHRVQQEHGYISREAADKVAELLDVPLATIWGVVTFYHFFKLTKPGKHNIQVCMGTACYLKGGQAIIDELDKQLHLPVGAVTEDGIFSLEAVRCVGCCGLAPVMTVGGEVFGKVTKDQVAGIIAKFR